A window of Cohnella herbarum contains these coding sequences:
- a CDS encoding response regulator transcription factor produces MKISEKEQRKIRVVLLDDHPLVMEGLRNRLEKEPDIEVPRTFGDPRELLAGIEDCRPDVLIMDIFMPHMSGFELGRALKERYGHSLKIILLSGYTYDEFYNKAYELGVHAYLSKQSTYAQIINAIRQSMLGHALVSEKMLAKAVDPLTPAELEVLKQVAEEKTNKEIALLFSISQRTVEYHLNAINQKLGVKSRIGAVVKGYETGLLGSLPLTEDDQR; encoded by the coding sequence ATGAAGATTTCGGAAAAGGAGCAACGGAAAATTAGAGTCGTGTTGCTTGACGACCATCCCCTTGTCATGGAGGGCTTGAGAAATCGGTTAGAAAAGGAGCCCGATATCGAGGTTCCGAGAACCTTTGGCGATCCGCGAGAGCTGCTTGCCGGAATTGAAGACTGTCGGCCGGACGTGCTGATTATGGATATTTTCATGCCACATATGAGCGGGTTTGAACTGGGCAGAGCGCTTAAGGAGCGGTATGGTCATTCTCTGAAAATTATTTTGTTGTCCGGCTACACTTACGATGAATTTTATAATAAAGCCTATGAGTTAGGCGTACATGCCTACTTGTCCAAGCAAAGCACGTATGCTCAGATCATTAACGCGATTAGGCAAAGTATGCTGGGACACGCCCTTGTTTCCGAAAAGATGCTCGCGAAAGCGGTAGATCCTCTCACGCCCGCTGAGCTAGAGGTGCTGAAACAAGTGGCAGAGGAGAAGACCAACAAGGAAATAGCGCTATTGTTTTCCATTAGCCAACGAACCGTGGAGTACCATCTGAATGCAATAAACCAGAAGCTTGGAGTCAAGTCTCGAATCGGCGCCGTCGTGAAAGGGTACGAAACGGGTTTGCTGGGCTCTTTGCCGCTGACCGAGGACGATCAAAGATAA
- a CDS encoding response regulator, with amino-acid sequence MNHVQGTYDRILVIFSYIVAVVASYTVLDLAGRVTATKGKSRWLWLSFGAVAMGMGIWSMHFIGMMAFSLHVPVSYDLVIVFVSVIAAIVASFIALFVVSRDQMTAGHLLGGGLMLATGISAMHYIGMAAMQIDIEYDPFYFSLSIVIAIVASIVALWLSFYFRKGGGRGDVWKKLGSGLIMGAAIVGMHYTGMTASRFHLGSKSALSSGMTLDQQWLAYFIAGGTLFTLGLSLLGIFISKRFSFKDSEIRSKQKEIHSINQELLQLNENLERLVAERTAQLEKAHDEAIQANRIKSQFLANMSHELRTPLNAIIGYSEMLMEESEELCEPTFTEDLGKISKSGKHLLALINDILDISKIEAGKMDMYFETCEVSELVQEVITTVNPLIEANGNRLRTKLVEGVMNTDITKLRQILLNLLSNASKFSKDGTITFEVSGETRNNKSGYRFSVQDTGIGMTNEQIAKLFQPFTQADSSTTRKYGGTGLGLAISQRFCQILGGEIGVESEYGQGSTFTCWLPASLTNEVAVVNLSDDNVQAAQEETSQVSILLIDDEPINQQILRSYLAKEGWTLAFAESGQEGIKLSKQLRPKVICLDILMPSMDGWSVLTALKSDPELADIPVVIMSMTSDKQLGYSLGASEFLTKPLQQDRLISIMDKYISDRKEHSVLVVEDDATTSELMTRLLQKEGYAVKQASNGRVALEQMETAEPSLILLDLMMPEMDGFQFVEALRKQERWGEIPIVVVTAKSITLDDRTKLNGYVKGVIQKGSFDHKSLLTEIRRYMEVTKEHE; translated from the coding sequence ATGAATCATGTACAGGGTACATATGATCGGATACTCGTTATTTTTTCGTATATCGTCGCGGTTGTGGCTTCCTATACCGTGTTGGACTTGGCTGGCAGAGTTACGGCGACGAAGGGGAAGAGCAGATGGTTGTGGCTCTCGTTCGGAGCGGTAGCGATGGGGATGGGCATTTGGTCGATGCATTTTATCGGGATGATGGCTTTTTCTCTGCATGTGCCGGTCTCGTACGATCTTGTCATCGTATTCGTGTCGGTGATAGCGGCTATCGTTGCCTCCTTCATCGCTTTGTTCGTCGTGAGCAGGGATCAAATGACGGCCGGACATTTGTTAGGCGGCGGATTAATGCTGGCTACCGGGATTTCGGCGATGCACTACATCGGTATGGCAGCCATGCAGATCGATATCGAATATGATCCGTTCTACTTTTCGTTATCCATCGTCATTGCGATCGTCGCCTCAATTGTTGCATTGTGGTTGTCGTTCTACTTCCGTAAGGGCGGGGGACGCGGCGACGTATGGAAGAAGCTCGGCAGCGGGCTCATTATGGGGGCGGCGATCGTCGGAATGCACTATACGGGCATGACCGCAAGCCGGTTTCATCTGGGAAGCAAATCCGCCTTATCGTCAGGCATGACGTTGGATCAGCAATGGCTTGCTTATTTTATAGCCGGGGGGACCTTGTTTACGCTCGGTCTTTCTTTGTTAGGAATTTTCATTTCCAAGCGGTTCTCGTTCAAAGATTCGGAAATTCGGAGTAAGCAAAAAGAAATCCATTCGATCAATCAAGAGCTTCTGCAATTAAACGAAAACCTGGAACGATTGGTGGCGGAACGGACCGCGCAGCTTGAGAAGGCTCACGACGAAGCGATTCAAGCGAACCGGATTAAGAGTCAGTTCCTAGCCAATATGAGCCACGAGTTGAGGACGCCGCTGAACGCTATTATCGGTTATAGCGAGATGCTGATGGAGGAATCGGAGGAGCTCTGCGAACCGACCTTTACGGAGGATCTTGGGAAAATCAGCAAATCCGGCAAACATCTTCTCGCCTTGATCAACGATATTCTGGATATTTCAAAGATTGAAGCCGGAAAAATGGATATGTATTTCGAAACTTGCGAAGTGTCGGAGCTCGTGCAGGAAGTGATCACGACGGTTAATCCGTTAATCGAAGCGAACGGAAATCGATTGCGGACGAAGCTCGTCGAAGGCGTGATGAATACGGACATTACGAAGCTGCGACAAATTCTGCTCAATTTGCTAAGCAATGCAAGCAAGTTCTCGAAGGACGGTACGATTACGTTCGAAGTGAGCGGCGAAACCCGGAATAACAAATCCGGTTATCGTTTCAGCGTGCAGGACACGGGAATCGGCATGACGAACGAGCAAATCGCCAAGCTGTTCCAGCCGTTCACTCAAGCCGACTCTTCTACGACGCGCAAATATGGCGGCACCGGTCTCGGCCTTGCGATCAGCCAGCGTTTCTGCCAGATCCTGGGCGGGGAAATCGGCGTCGAAAGCGAGTATGGACAGGGCAGCACTTTTACCTGTTGGCTTCCGGCTTCTCTAACCAACGAGGTAGCGGTCGTGAATCTATCGGACGATAACGTCCAAGCCGCGCAGGAGGAAACAAGCCAAGTTAGCATTCTTCTTATCGACGACGAGCCGATCAATCAGCAAATATTGCGAAGCTATCTTGCTAAGGAAGGCTGGACGCTTGCATTCGCCGAAAGCGGACAAGAAGGCATTAAGCTTTCGAAGCAGCTTCGTCCTAAAGTGATCTGCCTGGATATCCTCATGCCCAGTATGGACGGGTGGAGCGTATTAACCGCGCTGAAGAGCGATCCGGAATTGGCGGACATTCCGGTCGTGATTATGTCGATGACTAGCGACAAGCAGCTCGGGTATTCGCTTGGCGCCTCGGAATTTCTGACTAAGCCGTTGCAGCAAGATAGACTCATTTCGATAATGGATAAATACATCTCCGACCGGAAAGAGCACTCCGTGCTCGTGGTCGAGGATGATGCAACGACAAGCGAATTGATGACTAGGCTGCTGCAGAAGGAAGGCTACGCCGTGAAGCAAGCGTCGAACGGTAGAGTAGCTTTGGAACAAATGGAGACGGCGGAGCCGTCTTTGATCTTGCTCGATCTCATGATGCCGGAGATGGACGGATTTCAATTCGTCGAGGCGTTGCGGAAGCAGGAGCGCTGGGGCGAGATTCCGATCGTGGTGGTGACGGCGAAATCCATCACGTTGGACGATCGGACGAAATTGAACGGATACGTGAAGGGCGTTATTCAGAAAGGCTCGTTCGATCATAAATCGCTATTGACGGAAATTCGCCGTTACATGGAGGTAACCAAGGAGCATGAGTGA
- a CDS encoding response regulator, whose protein sequence is MSELQTILLVEDNELNRDMLSRRLIRKGYRVLLAEDGKQGVELAEELSPDLILMDMSLPVLDGWEATRILKDSPKSKGIPIIALTAHAMAGDREKAFQAGCDDFDTKPIELARLIEKMETALAKK, encoded by the coding sequence ATGAGTGAACTACAGACGATACTGCTAGTCGAAGATAACGAGTTAAACCGGGATATGTTATCCCGGCGCCTTATCCGCAAAGGGTATCGGGTTCTGCTAGCCGAGGACGGTAAGCAAGGCGTAGAGCTTGCCGAAGAATTAAGCCCGGATCTGATCCTAATGGACATGAGCTTGCCGGTATTGGACGGTTGGGAAGCGACCCGGATATTGAAGGATTCTCCGAAATCCAAGGGAATTCCGATTATCGCTTTGACCGCGCACGCGATGGCCGGCGACAGAGAGAAGGCTTTCCAGGCGGGGTGCGATGATTTCGATACGAAACCGATCGAACTGGCGCGTCTGATCGAGAAAATGGAAACGGCATTGGCTAAGAAATGA
- a CDS encoding HD-GYP domain-containing protein: protein MDELKLSKILIVDDQEYNISLLERILSRAGFNHIHSTMDPLQIENILTELDPDIILLDLHMPGMDGLQVLRMIREQSDADNYLPVLMLTADMTPEARQQGLQAGVNDFLTKPYDRTEVILRINNLLRTRYLHLQLLQHKNTLEDKVLERTNELQQAKFEILQVLGRAAEYRDDMTGQHTQRVGDLSGLIASRIGLPEPHVDLIRKAAPLHDIGKIGIPDELLLKPGRYEPHEFDRMKLHTTIGESILEGSYFKVLKLAGTIARSHHEKWDGSGYPYGLKGEEIPIEARIVALADFYDALTHERPYKRAWTSEEAITEIERQKGLHFEPRIVEAFLQIVHLVRS, encoded by the coding sequence ATGGATGAGCTCAAGCTATCCAAAATATTAATCGTGGACGATCAGGAATACAATATTAGTTTATTAGAGCGAATTTTAAGCCGGGCGGGCTTTAATCATATTCATAGCACGATGGATCCGTTGCAAATCGAGAACATTTTAACGGAGCTGGATCCGGACATTATTTTGCTCGATCTGCATATGCCGGGGATGGACGGCCTGCAAGTACTTAGAATGATTCGGGAGCAATCCGACGCGGATAATTACTTGCCCGTGCTGATGCTTACCGCGGATATGACCCCCGAGGCGAGACAACAAGGTTTGCAAGCGGGAGTTAACGATTTTCTGACGAAGCCTTACGATCGCACCGAAGTGATTCTTCGAATCAATAATTTACTTCGGACGCGGTACTTACATTTGCAGTTGCTCCAGCATAAGAACACGCTTGAAGACAAGGTATTGGAACGTACGAACGAGTTGCAGCAAGCCAAATTCGAAATTTTGCAGGTGCTCGGACGAGCGGCCGAATATCGAGACGATATGACCGGACAGCATACGCAGAGAGTCGGGGATTTATCCGGACTCATCGCTAGCCGCATCGGACTCCCGGAACCGCACGTCGATTTAATCCGCAAAGCTGCTCCCCTGCACGACATCGGCAAAATCGGCATCCCGGACGAACTGCTGTTGAAACCGGGCAGGTACGAGCCCCATGAATTCGATCGGATGAAATTGCATACGACGATCGGCGAGAGCATTCTGGAAGGCAGTTATTTTAAGGTGTTGAAGCTGGCAGGGACGATCGCGAGGTCTCACCACGAGAAATGGGACGGTTCAGGATATCCGTACGGGCTTAAGGGCGAAGAGATTCCGATAGAGGCGCGGATCGTGGCGCTCGCCGATTTCTACGATGCGCTGACCCATGAGCGACCTTACAAAAGAGCTTGGACGTCGGAAGAGGCAATTACGGAGATCGAGAGACAGAAAGGACTTCACTTCGAACCGCGAATCGTGGAGGCTTTCTTGCAGATCGTGCATCTCGTGAGAAGCTAG
- a CDS encoding AraC family transcriptional regulator, giving the protein MSVQRAPVPETVSIFPNLKNETYLYGAHTAEVSRGWICNRHLHHLMFEINLVIEGCQTCTIGEEVIEQHPGDLVIIPPMQLHEFKLVQSDVMRYFVFHAQISDADLLRRMAISRPNYVPVGHSLNERIRPHVLELMNQLKFNSSKSAIFHRLFAFLNELELYYVNESPQDASTRTSDSLADQIAREIEQLVIATAEEEDRAPLTNWLETLSQKIGISKRHSARVFQETYRISPRDYLAILRRQEAMHALLNGSDSLEHISRRIGFENVQSFIRQFMKWTGTTPGAYRKSHRDDFYYLTPLEER; this is encoded by the coding sequence ATGAGTGTTCAGCGCGCCCCCGTACCGGAAACCGTTTCTATATTTCCGAACCTTAAGAACGAAACTTATTTGTACGGCGCGCATACGGCCGAAGTCAGCCGAGGATGGATCTGCAATCGTCACCTTCATCACTTGATGTTCGAGATCAACCTTGTGATCGAGGGCTGCCAAACATGCACGATCGGCGAAGAGGTTATCGAGCAGCATCCGGGCGATCTCGTCATTATCCCGCCCATGCAGTTGCACGAGTTCAAGCTTGTCCAATCCGACGTTATGCGGTACTTCGTCTTCCATGCCCAAATCTCGGACGCCGATCTCTTGCGCCGAATGGCGATTTCGAGGCCGAATTACGTGCCGGTAGGACATTCGTTGAATGAACGGATCCGTCCTCACGTCTTAGAGCTCATGAACCAATTGAAATTCAACTCCTCCAAATCGGCTATTTTCCACCGCCTATTCGCGTTCTTGAACGAACTCGAACTCTATTACGTCAATGAATCGCCGCAGGACGCTTCAACCCGAACGTCCGATTCGCTCGCGGATCAAATCGCCAGGGAAATCGAGCAACTGGTCATCGCAACCGCGGAGGAAGAAGATAGAGCTCCGCTAACGAACTGGCTGGAAACCCTATCGCAGAAGATCGGGATAAGTAAACGCCACAGCGCTCGGGTGTTCCAAGAAACTTATCGGATTTCGCCGCGAGATTATTTGGCCATACTTAGGAGACAGGAAGCAATGCATGCTCTGTTAAACGGAAGCGACAGCCTCGAGCATATCTCTCGCCGGATCGGTTTCGAGAACGTTCAAAGCTTCATCCGGCAGTTCATGAAATGGACGGGGACGACCCCTGGCGCTTATCGGAAGAGCCATCGGGACGATTTCTACTATTTAACGCCGTTGGAAGAGCGATAA
- a CDS encoding Gfo/Idh/MocA family protein produces the protein MTVKYRVAVAGCGGMANTWVKYAIERADTEIVALVDIKLEFAQAMADRHGITCRTFTDISQAIEETGANLVFDITIPASHYAISTASMQLGCDVFTEKPLAETLSECKEVIATSDRTGRTHAVMQNRRYDVRIRALREIITSGQIGKPGYAGADFFLGPHFGGFRDAMDSPLLLDMAIHTFDQARLILGADPVSVYCQEFNPAGSWYAGQAAAVCIFEMSDGSIFCYRGSWCAEGAPTSWEASWRVTGEKGTAIWDGESNPYAEAVAPGDQEGKFIRDSVRIDTAVPEQRRSCHESCLDEMFAALAEGRKAETDCRDNIHSMAMVFGAIESSKTGRKVMISDLLGKR, from the coding sequence ATGACGGTAAAATATCGAGTCGCCGTCGCAGGCTGCGGCGGCATGGCGAATACTTGGGTGAAATACGCAATCGAACGCGCGGACACGGAAATCGTGGCGCTCGTAGACATTAAGCTGGAGTTCGCGCAAGCGATGGCGGACAGGCACGGGATTACCTGCCGTACGTTTACGGATATTTCGCAAGCGATAGAGGAAACCGGCGCGAATCTCGTATTCGATATTACGATACCTGCCAGCCATTATGCCATCAGCACGGCTTCCATGCAGTTAGGGTGCGACGTGTTCACGGAGAAACCGCTTGCCGAGACGCTAAGCGAGTGCAAGGAAGTCATCGCGACGTCGGATAGGACGGGACGTACGCATGCCGTGATGCAGAATCGACGTTATGACGTTCGAATTCGGGCTTTGCGAGAAATCATTACTTCCGGACAGATCGGAAAGCCGGGTTACGCGGGCGCGGATTTCTTCTTGGGGCCGCATTTCGGCGGGTTTCGCGATGCCATGGATAGCCCGCTGCTCCTTGATATGGCGATCCATACTTTCGATCAGGCAAGACTTATTCTCGGAGCCGATCCCGTATCCGTATACTGTCAAGAGTTCAATCCCGCCGGGTCATGGTATGCGGGACAGGCCGCGGCCGTATGCATCTTCGAAATGTCGGACGGATCCATATTCTGCTATCGGGGATCATGGTGCGCGGAAGGAGCGCCGACGTCTTGGGAAGCTTCGTGGCGCGTGACGGGAGAGAAGGGGACGGCCATCTGGGATGGCGAAAGCAACCCATATGCCGAAGCCGTTGCACCCGGCGACCAGGAAGGCAAATTCATTCGCGATTCTGTTCGGATAGACACCGCTGTGCCGGAGCAACGGAGATCTTGTCACGAAAGCTGCTTGGACGAAATGTTCGCCGCACTCGCCGAAGGACGGAAGGCCGAGACGGATTGCCGCGACAATATTCATAGCATGGCGATGGTGTTCGGCGCGATAGAGAGCTCCAAGACAGGAAGGAAAGTGATGATTTCCGACCTATTAGGCAAGCGATAG
- a CDS encoding thymidine kinase, translating to MAQLYFKYGTMNSGKSFEIIKVAHNYEEQGKPVLIFTPSIDTRNGSDKVGSRVGFTRPAIPVDENTNLFDTIQRMIAESGRYFCILVDEAQWLKKHHIVELTRVVDDLNIPVMAFGLKNDFQNELFEGSYNLLVYADKIEEIKTICWYCDRKATMVIRFKDDVPVNEGEQIQVGGSEDYKPVCRRCYNEAFKEK from the coding sequence TTGGCTCAGTTGTATTTCAAATACGGTACGATGAACAGCGGCAAGTCGTTCGAAATCATCAAAGTCGCGCACAATTACGAAGAACAAGGCAAACCGGTATTGATCTTCACGCCTTCGATCGATACGCGGAACGGTTCGGACAAGGTAGGATCAAGGGTAGGTTTTACGCGACCCGCGATTCCGGTGGACGAGAACACGAATTTGTTCGATACCATTCAGCGAATGATCGCGGAATCCGGTCGTTATTTCTGCATCCTCGTAGACGAAGCGCAATGGTTGAAGAAACATCATATCGTGGAACTAACCCGGGTTGTCGACGACTTGAACATTCCGGTGATGGCTTTCGGCTTGAAGAACGATTTCCAGAACGAATTGTTCGAGGGCAGCTACAATCTGCTCGTCTATGCCGATAAAATCGAAGAAATCAAAACGATCTGCTGGTATTGCGATCGCAAAGCGACGATGGTCATTCGGTTCAAGGACGACGTCCCCGTCAATGAAGGAGAACAAATCCAGGTCGGAGGCAGCGAGGACTACAAGCCCGTATGCCGACGTTGCTACAACGAAGCGTTTAAGGAGAAATAA
- a CDS encoding LacI family DNA-binding transcriptional regulator — MSEIGIKDIAAKANVSTATVSYVLNGTRNVKLKTRERVLRVIEEMNYKPNNAAQSLKRKRTNTIGVIAEDVTVFNVPEIIDGINDCADRMDMHILLTNLRLDKRIGRDFDRVESYRHYADNAVSELLSKQVEGIIYIGVHPRDLTGLIDTSGKPIVYTYCYTQKDVSIQYHDEQASYEAMTYLVTKGHKRIGIISGAMDSIPSRLRFNGFYKAVTEYELPFDPQLIKMGNWEAESGYRLTRELFELEVRPTAILAMNDVMAVGVMRAAAEMNIQIPRDLSVIGFDNREFSEYLIPRITTMDLPLHEIGYRAMESLSLLIKGEQAELKPMPKCRLIERDSVAPPRTS, encoded by the coding sequence TTGTCCGAGATCGGCATTAAAGATATCGCGGCGAAAGCGAACGTATCTACCGCTACAGTGTCGTATGTTCTTAACGGAACGCGCAACGTGAAGCTCAAGACTCGCGAGCGGGTGCTTCGCGTGATCGAAGAGATGAACTATAAGCCGAATAACGCGGCCCAAAGTCTTAAACGAAAGCGCACGAATACGATCGGCGTTATTGCCGAGGACGTTACCGTGTTTAACGTGCCGGAGATCATAGACGGGATCAACGACTGCGCGGACCGAATGGACATGCACATCCTGCTGACGAACTTGCGGCTCGACAAGAGAATCGGTCGCGACTTCGATAGAGTGGAAAGCTATCGCCACTATGCGGACAATGCCGTTTCCGAGCTTCTGAGCAAACAAGTGGAAGGCATTATCTATATCGGCGTTCACCCCCGCGATTTGACGGGTTTGATCGATACTTCCGGGAAACCGATCGTCTATACCTATTGTTATACGCAGAAAGATGTATCGATTCAGTATCATGACGAACAAGCTTCGTACGAAGCGATGACTTATCTGGTGACCAAAGGACACAAGCGCATCGGAATCATCAGCGGGGCAATGGACTCGATCCCGTCCCGGCTTCGGTTTAACGGTTTCTACAAGGCGGTGACGGAGTATGAGTTGCCGTTCGATCCGCAATTGATCAAGATGGGCAACTGGGAGGCCGAATCCGGTTACCGGCTGACGAGAGAACTATTCGAGCTTGAAGTCAGGCCGACGGCCATCTTGGCGATGAACGACGTGATGGCTGTAGGGGTTATGCGCGCCGCAGCCGAGATGAACATTCAAATTCCGAGGGATCTGTCCGTTATCGGATTCGACAACCGGGAATTCAGCGAATATTTAATTCCTCGCATTACGACTATGGATTTGCCGCTCCACGAAATCGGATACCGGGCAATGGAATCGCTCTCGCTTCTTATTAAGGGCGAGCAGGCAGAACTCAAGCCGATGCCGAAATGCAGACTCATCGAAAGAGATTCCGTAGCGCCTCCCCGCACTAGCTAG